The Drosophila gunungcola strain Sukarami chromosome 2R unlocalized genomic scaffold, Dgunungcola_SK_2 000006F, whole genome shotgun sequence sequence CTGCCTCCTCCGATTTCTGGTGGCTTTTGCCACGGCTGGCACGATGACCATCAGGTGGGTTCGAGGCCACCGCCTCAGAGATCGCCCTTAAGTGTCCACCTAATGGGTCCCTCCCGCAGCTTTGTCTTGCTCATGGAGATCGTGGGTCCCGGGAAGCGCGAAATTGTGGCCATTTTGTACCAGATACCCTTCAACATCGGACACGCCTCCCTGGCGGTGTTCGCCTACTTCATCCGGGAGTGGCGCTGGTTCCAGTTCGGCATCACGATCTTCTCGGCCGTGTTCGTGATCTACATCTGCCTGGTGCCGGAGTCGCCGCGCTGGCTCTTCACCACCGGCAAGCTGGACCAGTCGATCAAGATTCTGGAGAAGATCGCCAAGTGGAACAAGGCGCCGACGGACACGATCCGTCCGGAGATCGAGGCGGCCTACGCGGCCCTGGCCGCCCGTCAGCCGGTCAAGAAGGGCACCGTGCTGGACCTCTTCCGGACGCCCTACCTCCGTACGAAGACCATCTGCATGGCCAACAACTGGATGGTGACCTGCATGGTCTACTACGGCACCGCCCAGTACGTCTCCAAGCTTGGCGGCAACATCTTCGTGAGCAACCTGATCGCGGCCATCGTGGGTGTTCCGGGCACCTGCCTCTGTGTGCCCATGACCAAGTTCCTGGGCCGCAAGCGGACGCTCCTGCTCTCGCACGGTCTGAGTGCCGCGGGGCTGCTCCTCCTGGCCTGCCTTTCCGGCCAGGCCGAGATGGTCCGGGTGGCCTGCGCCACCATTGCGCTCTTTGGAGCCTCGGTCACCTTCCCGAACATCTATCTGTACAGCGGAGAGCTCTTTCCCACGGTCGTCCGGTCGAACGGAGTGGGTCTCTGCTCCATGATCGGCCGGGTGGGCTCCATTGTGGCCCCGCTGATCTGCGACCTGGACTCCTACGGCCTCTGGATTGCGCCCCTCATCTTCGGCGTGTTCTCCATCCTGGCCATCGTCGGAACTGTCTTCCTGCCGGAGACGAGAGGTGCTCCGCTGCCGGAAACCCTCGAAGACGGAGAGACTTTCGGTCGCAAGAGGAAGGCGCAGCAATAGACCTTTTTGCGCGCAGTGTAACAAATCGCGATTCATAATTTTCAAGCCCAGCCAGAGCCACAGTGCTAATGCTGCCTGGGCTcggaaattattaaatttcgaCTTTGGCTGCGATTTATGCGATGCGATATGTCAGTCAGCGCGCGAACTGCCGTTCGTGCCGCAAACAAGAGgcgaaaaaaattgaaaaatctaGCGAATGCAAAAGGTAATTACCGCGAAGTAACTTCCACTTCGTGATTATTAAAACTGGGTTAGCAGTCTGAATCCAGTTCGGCTGCCTTAATGTCGACGGTGCAAAGCAGCCAAATAGCTAACTGGCAATGCCTAAACGACTGGGAATGCAAACTTCGCATGTGAACCCAATCGATAGCACTTGAGAGCATTGAAATTACCCAGTCCAACTCGAGTAGGATGTGGGAACTGTTTCTCCCAACCAAATTACACCTCTTAAGTCAACTGCCGCCTCACCCGAGGCTCTTAGTCTGGAACAACCCTCATCCGTCTCTTGAAGTCTGGAGCACCAAGGTCGAGAATAGTAGCTTGTAGCATATGTAGCTTATACAGTTCATCATTCTTTCGTTGtgtaagtaatttaaaatcgaaTAAATGGCATTTAggcatttcatttaataaaaccaACTCAGCGGCAGAATCGATTACACACATCAGCCCGAATGACACTCACAGCGATTCCATTAGGTCGACTCCAGCCGATGCCCATGGCAATTATCGGCAACCATCTCATCACACCATCTCCACATCCTCTGGACTCGATGGTCTCGATGGACGGGATGGAATGGgttgggatgggatgggatgacCTTGGCTGGGCAAAAACCGGCTGGAGCACCACTCAAGGTTGATATTCATTGTCAACATTGGGTACGCCTCATTTGTATGCGGCTCTTGGCTCACGCTCTCATTCCCTTTTCCACGCAGAAAAAATAGCTTAGACCTTAATTGATAGTAacccattaaatattttaaactatagTGTTAcatgtaatgtaatgtaatatgtacaagtttttatttcaataataaaagtatattttactttccataataaatatactttgaaAGGTTTAATTCATATATGTTAATCATATATGTTAAATAGATATGAATGGTAAGTGTTtaggtttttcttttcttagaCTCAACATTGATTTCAGTGCATTAGGACGTCAGTTGACGGCACTTGGCAACCTGAAGCGGCATCCTTCGAAGTTCCATCGCCACTCAGCCCGGAGCTGCAGTCGCAGCTCGAAATCCGACTGAGACTGAGGCTCAAACTGATGTCCAGAATGGCCCAAGTTTTTAGCGTCATCGGCGCTGGCAGCTTGTCATGTCAGCCGTACGAAGACTGTCAGAATTCGAGAAGAGTGGCCAGAAGAACTCACTaccattcgcattcgcatcccTGGACCGACTGGCGGTGTCGCATACTTAATCAGAAACGGCGTGTCTCAGTGATAATTACCGGGCATTTTTGCAGCTCCCCAAAGCCGCCCGCTGATGTTGTGAGATGTGG is a genomic window containing:
- the LOC128254917 gene encoding organic cation transporter protein — translated: MADKPVKPLKPVTKTADPIISQIGDFRRYQLFYFFLILLCKFGTGWHTLGHIFLAAPTPQSCLTANVTDPCSDECAETEFDTSVFRSTIITEWDLTCDHKQLASLSQSIVMLGVLLGSMIFGMFADRFGRRPSFLVACFMQLITGLIVCVSPYFWFYCLLRFLVAFATAGTMTISFVLLMEIVGPGKREIVAILYQIPFNIGHASLAVFAYFIREWRWFQFGITIFSAVFVIYICLVPESPRWLFTTGKLDQSIKILEKIAKWNKAPTDTIRPEIEAAYAALAARQPVKKGTVLDLFRTPYLRTKTICMANNWMVTCMVYYGTAQYVSKLGGNIFVSNLIAAIVGVPGTCLCVPMTKFLGRKRTLLLSHGLSAAGLLLLACLSGQAEMVRVACATIALFGASVTFPNIYLYSGELFPTVVRSNGVGLCSMIGRVGSIVAPLICDLDSYGLWIAPLIFGVFSILAIVGTVFLPETRGAPLPETLEDGETFGRKRKAQQ